From Arcticibacter tournemirensis, one genomic window encodes:
- a CDS encoding sulfatase yields the protein MKDLKVAVLLLLIYTFQVSAQAKKKPNIVFIMADDLGWGELNTYGSTFNETPNLNKLASQGTRFTQAYAAAPNCSPTRASIMTGQYPARVGITDFLPEGADTKRWLDPAKFVTLNEALARAGYHTGIVGKWHLDTHYQNYRGGPKAHGFDEVIGSETKYIAGGDYFFPYDKISTFIKGSENEYLTDRQCDEAAAFIDRNKNTPFFLYLSFYGVHSKLDAPAMLVNKYKRKFDVKYGAGQAEKIFGKKTEGPHKDNPYLAAMIERIDAGVGQIMQTLDNNGLAENTLLVFFSDNGGAGKSANNGNLRESKMWIYEGGIREPLIMRWPGKIKGGAIEATPVSSIDFYPTFLSVSTSEPPGDQVMDGISLIPLFAGRKLVRDELFWHYPSETVKSAEKMASAIRKGDFKLLEFYRDNRIELYNLKTDPGESNDLSKKLPEKAAELKFLLENWKAKVNAEKPVITATGIQKEE from the coding sequence ATGAAAGACTTGAAAGTGGCTGTACTATTGCTGTTAATTTATACCTTTCAGGTGTCCGCTCAAGCTAAGAAAAAGCCGAATATCGTTTTTATTATGGCTGATGATCTGGGATGGGGAGAGCTTAATACCTATGGCAGCACCTTTAATGAAACTCCCAATTTAAATAAGCTGGCTTCTCAGGGAACGAGGTTTACTCAGGCTTACGCCGCAGCTCCTAATTGTTCGCCAACGAGGGCGAGTATTATGACGGGTCAATACCCGGCAAGAGTTGGAATCACCGATTTTTTGCCAGAAGGTGCGGACACGAAGCGATGGTTAGATCCGGCTAAATTTGTTACGCTGAATGAAGCTCTTGCCAGAGCCGGGTATCATACCGGAATCGTTGGTAAATGGCATTTGGATACTCATTATCAAAATTATCGAGGCGGACCAAAAGCTCATGGGTTCGACGAAGTAATAGGTTCGGAGACAAAGTATATTGCCGGAGGTGATTATTTCTTTCCTTACGATAAGATCAGTACTTTCATTAAAGGATCGGAGAACGAATACCTGACTGACAGACAATGCGACGAGGCTGCAGCTTTTATAGATCGTAATAAAAATACTCCGTTTTTCCTTTATCTTAGCTTTTATGGCGTGCATTCTAAGTTAGATGCTCCTGCAATGCTCGTTAATAAGTACAAAAGGAAGTTTGATGTTAAATATGGAGCGGGACAGGCAGAAAAAATCTTCGGAAAAAAGACTGAAGGACCGCACAAAGATAACCCGTACCTTGCTGCGATGATCGAGCGTATAGATGCCGGCGTAGGCCAGATCATGCAGACATTGGATAACAACGGGTTGGCAGAAAATACCTTGCTCGTTTTTTTCTCTGATAATGGAGGAGCCGGTAAGAGTGCTAACAACGGAAACTTAAGGGAGAGCAAAATGTGGATTTACGAGGGTGGTATAAGGGAACCATTGATAATGCGCTGGCCAGGCAAAATAAAAGGAGGGGCGATAGAAGCAACGCCAGTGAGCAGCATTGATTTTTATCCTACGTTTTTAAGTGTTTCTACATCAGAACCCCCGGGTGACCAGGTTATGGACGGAATCAGTTTAATACCCCTGTTTGCCGGGAGGAAACTTGTAAGAGACGAGCTGTTCTGGCACTATCCATCAGAAACGGTCAAATCAGCTGAGAAAATGGCAAGCGCTATACGCAAAGGTGATTTTAAACTTCTTGAATTCTATCGGGATAACCGCATAGAATTATATAATTTAAAAACAGACCCGGGTGAAAGTAATGACTTGAGTAAAAAGCTTCCTGAGAAGGCTGCGGAATTAAAGTTTTTGCTTGAGAACTGGAAAGCTAAAGTGAATGCTGAAAAACCAGTTATTACAGCTACAGGTATTCAGAAGGAAGAATAA
- a CDS encoding outer membrane beta-barrel protein — protein MLISFFVACYYFKPRISKNKQFLYLVYLFLFSSQLFAVEAGQLSGKVTDADTGESLEYAVVTLYRKPDNSITKSTKTDEDGQFRFENIPTGTYRVKISYVGYLADTLENVVMPERGTKKLPTIKLKRDTKMLGEVVITESKPEIQFGADTITYNVGQSILAEGSMATDILKNVPMVDVDIDGKVSIAGKRNTRIFINGKPSDYMVGNMADLLSVLPSDAIDKIEVITNPEVRYSADGEGIVNIVLKKGYKIGLNGTLSVNAGTRGTYTGTAYIAYRTENLVLGSSYGYKNNDRVINSYSLTQNYKQNVVSSYRNRYNVGDNNSNAHNFRANADWDMTPNQNFSISINTGRNSAGGDSWSDDYRLNSSEVQQELRNQSNSNNNNSVNVIVDADYTIKLNKKKNEKLEIGFITSINNTDQARSVDRTVTRINESESAFLQHADNELDGSGFQTNADYARSLGKMGTFIAGLQASVKKNDNQQNVSDYDFALAQDTVNQYLTNKFSFFENIYSAYAGYNLRSKKRWSFKVGTRAELTDASFNQSRTNGVAMQPYFNIFPNASVSKTFNKKYVTGINYSVRINRPRENALNPLIDNRDSTNISYGNPALKPSVTQQAELSFSTFGRTWSVAPRVSFSKTDDIIERIRIPVDDNGNIETTYRNLATSNALTFSLFGNYRPGKKVSTNAGFTISHITYHSDGNIGARKGGLSYRGNFGLALKLPEKIAFEGNLNYHNNASAQGRSKGSLSSSFGARKLFLQNKLVFRIISADLFSQKSNREFIEGLNYTQERYSSQATRNFSVALSYRFTKTGRNTVNRQKKDIREKGNNVLDEEE, from the coding sequence ATGTTAATCAGTTTTTTTGTCGCCTGCTATTATTTTAAACCCCGTATCTCTAAAAATAAACAGTTTCTATATCTGGTTTACCTGTTCCTTTTTTCATCTCAGTTGTTTGCTGTTGAGGCCGGCCAGCTTTCAGGTAAAGTAACAGATGCCGACACAGGCGAAAGCCTGGAATATGCTGTTGTTACCCTCTACAGGAAGCCGGATAACAGCATCACAAAAAGCACTAAAACGGACGAGGATGGCCAGTTCAGATTTGAAAATATTCCGACAGGGACATATAGAGTAAAGATTTCGTATGTTGGATATCTCGCCGACACTCTTGAGAATGTCGTTATGCCGGAAAGGGGAACAAAAAAGCTGCCAACAATTAAACTTAAAAGGGATACAAAGATGCTCGGTGAAGTTGTTATTACTGAATCAAAGCCCGAAATTCAGTTCGGAGCCGATACTATTACTTATAATGTAGGGCAGAGTATTCTTGCTGAAGGTAGTATGGCAACTGATATCCTGAAGAATGTTCCCATGGTCGATGTAGATATCGACGGTAAAGTCAGTATTGCCGGGAAACGCAATACCCGGATCTTTATAAACGGGAAACCATCTGACTATATGGTTGGCAATATGGCCGACCTCTTAAGTGTCTTACCATCAGACGCTATTGATAAAATAGAAGTTATAACAAATCCCGAGGTACGTTATTCTGCCGACGGTGAGGGTATCGTGAATATTGTTCTGAAAAAGGGATATAAAATAGGCCTTAATGGAACACTTTCAGTAAATGCGGGAACCCGGGGAACTTATACCGGAACGGCTTACATTGCCTACAGGACAGAGAACCTGGTTCTGGGTTCAAGTTATGGATATAAGAATAACGACAGGGTTATAAACAGCTATTCGCTTACTCAGAACTATAAGCAGAATGTAGTTTCTTCCTACAGAAACCGCTATAACGTTGGTGATAATAATAGTAACGCTCACAACTTCAGGGCCAATGCTGATTGGGACATGACTCCCAATCAGAACTTCAGCATCAGTATTAATACCGGACGTAATTCTGCGGGAGGGGATTCCTGGTCTGATGATTACCGCCTGAATTCAAGTGAAGTACAGCAGGAGTTACGAAATCAGAGTAACAGTAACAATAACAATTCGGTTAATGTTATAGTGGACGCAGACTATACAATTAAGCTAAATAAGAAAAAGAATGAAAAGCTTGAAATAGGCTTTATTACAAGCATAAACAATACAGACCAGGCAAGGTCGGTTGATAGAACAGTAACAAGGATAAATGAGTCTGAAAGTGCATTTCTGCAGCATGCCGATAATGAACTGGACGGAAGTGGGTTTCAGACCAACGCAGACTATGCCCGTTCTTTAGGCAAAATGGGTACTTTTATCGCAGGTTTACAAGCTAGTGTGAAAAAAAATGATAATCAGCAGAACGTTAGCGATTATGATTTCGCACTCGCGCAGGATACAGTAAACCAATACCTGACGAACAAATTCTCTTTTTTTGAAAATATTTATTCGGCTTATGCCGGTTACAATCTTCGCTCAAAAAAACGGTGGTCCTTCAAAGTGGGGACACGTGCTGAGCTCACTGATGCAAGTTTTAATCAGTCGCGAACAAATGGGGTTGCTATGCAGCCTTATTTCAATATATTCCCTAATGCTTCTGTCAGTAAAACATTCAATAAAAAATATGTAACAGGTATTAATTATTCGGTTCGTATTAACAGACCACGCGAGAATGCTCTTAATCCTCTCATTGATAACCGTGACTCAACCAATATCTCCTATGGCAATCCGGCTTTAAAACCTTCAGTTACACAACAAGCTGAACTAAGTTTCAGTACGTTTGGCCGTACATGGTCAGTTGCACCCCGTGTAAGTTTTTCGAAAACTGACGATATTATTGAGCGCATCCGCATTCCGGTTGACGACAATGGGAATATAGAAACTACCTATAGAAACCTGGCTACAAGTAATGCCCTTACTTTTAGCCTATTTGGAAACTACCGGCCTGGTAAGAAAGTCTCTACAAACGCCGGTTTTACCATAAGTCATATTACGTATCATTCCGACGGAAATATCGGAGCCAGAAAAGGCGGATTGAGTTACCGCGGCAATTTCGGTCTGGCCCTTAAATTACCAGAGAAGATTGCTTTTGAGGGAAATCTGAATTATCATAATAATGCCTCTGCACAGGGCCGGAGTAAAGGTTCACTTTCATCCAGCTTCGGAGCCCGCAAGCTATTTCTCCAGAACAAGCTCGTATTCCGAATTATCTCAGCAGATCTCTTTAGTCAGAAAAGCAACCGGGAGTTTATTGAAGGACTTAATTATACGCAGGAAAGGTATTCATCGCAAGCAACACGAAACTTCAGCGTTGCGCTGAGTTATCGCTTTACTAAAACTGGCCGTAACACCGTAAACAGACAAAAAAAAGATATTAGGGAAAAGGGTAATAATGTGCTGGACGAAGAGGAGTAA
- a CDS encoding sulfatase, whose translation MKNRINRAVITITNTAIFYIFTAVFNPVKSAAQQKKEEGRPNIIIIMADDLDSRQLSCYGGQNINTKNIDALAAQGLKFNQIITSEAMCIPTRASLFTGLYPLKHGAYQNHKPVYNSLKSVAHYLGDLGYKVGLTGKDHVTRPKSVFPFQIIQGFEPNCVAATDNYFLDSIKTFISQKDKPYCLFVMSINPHAPWTVGDPSEFDAGKLKLPQHWVDTKLTRKDFCRYLAEVRRLDNQVGDVMNLLKETGQDENTIVIFLGEQGPQFPGGKWTVWDNGAKSSMIVKWPGNVKPKTETDAIVQYEDITPTLIDIAGGRAVSGLDGRSFLKVITGKSDRHRDYAFLIHNNMPEGPAYPSRAIRDGNYKLINNLSFDSSYYIKYMMNTSKGTLAWTSWMKKAESNSQADFLTRRITNRPAVEFYDIRKDPYELNNLADIDEYKGMIKKYDTRLKKWMRQQGDRGAAMDTEFEKKY comes from the coding sequence ATGAAGAATAGAATTAACAGGGCCGTTATAACGATAACCAATACCGCCATATTTTACATATTCACAGCTGTTTTTAATCCGGTGAAATCTGCGGCGCAACAGAAAAAGGAGGAGGGCAGGCCAAATATTATAATTATCATGGCCGACGACCTTGATTCAAGACAGTTAAGTTGTTACGGAGGGCAAAATATCAATACTAAAAATATTGATGCGTTAGCAGCGCAGGGCTTGAAATTTAATCAGATAATTACCTCGGAAGCAATGTGTATTCCTACGAGAGCCTCTTTGTTTACTGGTTTATATCCGCTCAAACATGGCGCTTATCAAAATCATAAACCGGTATATAACAGTTTGAAAAGTGTAGCACATTACTTAGGGGACCTCGGCTATAAAGTGGGTTTAACCGGGAAAGATCATGTAACCAGACCGAAATCAGTATTTCCATTTCAAATAATACAGGGTTTTGAACCTAATTGTGTTGCTGCCACAGATAATTATTTTCTCGATAGCATAAAAACCTTTATCAGCCAAAAGGACAAGCCTTATTGTCTGTTCGTAATGAGTATTAATCCTCATGCGCCTTGGACTGTCGGTGATCCTTCAGAGTTCGATGCGGGTAAACTTAAGCTTCCTCAGCACTGGGTAGATACGAAGCTTACAAGAAAGGACTTCTGCAGATATCTGGCCGAAGTAAGAAGACTTGACAATCAGGTTGGGGATGTAATGAATTTATTGAAGGAAACCGGTCAGGATGAAAATACTATTGTAATATTCTTGGGTGAACAAGGTCCGCAGTTTCCCGGTGGAAAATGGACTGTGTGGGATAACGGGGCAAAAAGTTCGATGATTGTTAAGTGGCCAGGAAATGTAAAGCCTAAGACGGAAACCGACGCTATTGTTCAGTACGAAGACATCACTCCAACGTTAATAGACATAGCAGGCGGACGGGCGGTATCGGGCCTGGATGGGCGGAGTTTTCTTAAGGTAATCACAGGGAAGTCGGACAGACATAGGGATTACGCCTTTTTAATTCACAATAATATGCCAGAAGGCCCTGCTTATCCTAGCCGTGCAATCAGAGACGGTAACTATAAGTTGATAAATAACCTGAGTTTCGATAGCTCTTACTACATCAAATACATGATGAATACAAGTAAAGGGACTCTTGCGTGGACTTCATGGATGAAGAAAGCCGAATCCAACTCACAGGCAGATTTTCTCACCCGCCGTATTACTAATCGTCCTGCAGTTGAATTCTACGATATCAGAAAAGATCCTTATGAATTGAACAATCTTGCGGACATCGACGAATATAAAGGGATGATTAAAAAGTATGACACCAGATTGAAAAAATGGATGAGGCAGCAGGGGGACCGGGGAGCTGCGATGGATACAGAATTTGAAAAAAAGTACTAA
- a CDS encoding formylglycine-generating enzyme family protein, with translation MKRNTLTYILLFSCISVFFSFCNQNKETVNNQDSKGSTGVAKINLEDISFNGDTSKRGMVRIPGGTFMMGGDNDQASEDEYPKHKVMVDPFWMDEHEVTNAQFDAFVKATGYITTAEQKPDWEEMKKQLPPDTPKPDESELVAASLVFTPPSHSVDLNDYSQWWSWVPGANWKHPTGPGSDIEGKENYPVVHVSWDDAVAYCKWAGKRLPSEAEWEFAARGGLINNIYPWGNEHINDRKPKANSWEGSFPDKNTAIDGFSGLAPVKSFSPNGYRLYDMAGNVWEWCSDWYRNDYYKTVSNPHGVKNPQGPSDSYDPDEPYVPKRVARGGSFMCNDSYCSGYRVARRMKTSHDSGMSNMGFRCVR, from the coding sequence ATGAAAAGAAATACTCTAACCTATATATTACTATTTAGTTGCATATCTGTTTTCTTCAGCTTTTGCAATCAAAATAAGGAAACAGTGAATAATCAGGATAGTAAAGGCTCAACCGGGGTAGCAAAAATCAATCTTGAAGATATCTCCTTTAACGGAGATACTTCTAAAAGAGGAATGGTGCGCATTCCTGGCGGAACGTTTATGATGGGTGGAGATAATGATCAGGCCAGTGAAGACGAATATCCTAAACATAAGGTAATGGTCGATCCTTTCTGGATGGACGAGCACGAGGTAACAAACGCTCAGTTTGACGCTTTTGTAAAAGCCACGGGTTACATAACAACTGCCGAGCAAAAGCCTGATTGGGAGGAGATGAAAAAACAGCTGCCTCCTGATACGCCAAAACCGGACGAAAGTGAATTGGTAGCTGCTTCTCTGGTTTTTACTCCCCCCTCTCATAGTGTTGATTTAAACGATTATTCGCAGTGGTGGAGTTGGGTGCCGGGCGCTAACTGGAAACATCCCACGGGCCCGGGAAGTGATATTGAAGGAAAGGAAAACTATCCGGTAGTGCATGTAAGCTGGGACGATGCGGTCGCTTACTGCAAATGGGCAGGAAAACGCCTTCCTTCTGAAGCAGAATGGGAGTTTGCCGCGCGCGGTGGTTTAATAAATAATATTTACCCATGGGGAAATGAGCATATTAATGATCGCAAACCGAAGGCTAACTCATGGGAGGGGAGTTTTCCGGATAAGAATACCGCAATTGACGGCTTTTCCGGTTTGGCGCCTGTAAAATCCTTTTCTCCCAACGGGTATAGACTTTATGATATGGCCGGGAATGTTTGGGAATGGTGTTCTGATTGGTACCGCAATGACTATTACAAAACAGTAAGTAATCCACACGGTGTAAAGAACCCACAGGGACCGTCAGATAGCTATGATCCTGACGAACCTTATGTGCCAAAAAGGGTAGCAAGAGGAGGTTCTTTTATGTGTAATGACAGTTATTGTTCAGGATACAGAGTCGCAAGAAGAATGAAGACCTCTCACGATTCGGGAATGAGCAATATGGGATTCAGATGTGTCAGATGA
- a CDS encoding mandelate racemase/muconate lactonizing enzyme family protein, with amino-acid sequence MSSAITIRDYKLYKATATLKKPIADATHTLHEISFLVLRLRLDNGVVGESYLLSFQYSPEAIRGAFRDLLPHVKGFAVNEMGQVFNKLNNLSEYFGNQGINRWAQAAINIAMWDAWGKYLNQPVGKLLGTYRDKCSIYGSGGWISYSIDELIEEVSGYKSRGFSAVKIKVGSADWRTDAERLKLVREAVGNGINIMMDANQGMTLPAAIQLANAVNDLDIFWFEEPLNHQDFDGYQSLKQHTGISLAMGEREYDTLPLLQLLQRKAIDIWQPDLLRIGSVEAWRESAALANSYHVPVLPHYYKDYDVSLVCSIPNGLGVESFDWIDPLIDEPMLVKDGFAFPRQGAGWGFNFIDDCLTEIKL; translated from the coding sequence ATGAGTTCAGCTATAACGATCCGCGACTACAAATTGTATAAGGCGACAGCGACACTAAAGAAGCCGATTGCCGATGCAACGCATACACTGCATGAAATTTCCTTTCTTGTTTTACGCCTTCGGCTCGATAACGGCGTTGTTGGCGAATCGTATTTATTGTCCTTTCAATATTCGCCGGAAGCAATACGGGGAGCCTTTAGAGACTTACTGCCTCATGTAAAGGGCTTCGCGGTGAACGAGATGGGGCAAGTATTTAACAAGCTCAATAATTTATCTGAGTACTTTGGCAACCAAGGTATTAATCGTTGGGCACAGGCAGCTATTAACATTGCTATGTGGGATGCCTGGGGGAAATATTTGAACCAACCCGTAGGTAAACTTTTGGGAACGTACCGCGATAAATGTTCAATCTATGGAAGCGGCGGCTGGATCTCATACTCTATCGATGAATTGATTGAAGAGGTATCGGGATATAAAAGCAGAGGTTTCAGCGCCGTGAAAATTAAAGTTGGATCGGCAGACTGGCGAACCGATGCTGAGCGGCTAAAGCTTGTACGCGAGGCTGTAGGCAACGGCATAAATATTATGATGGATGCTAATCAGGGTATGACCCTTCCTGCTGCCATTCAACTTGCAAATGCCGTTAACGATCTCGATATTTTTTGGTTTGAAGAGCCCTTGAATCATCAGGATTTCGACGGGTATCAGTCGCTCAAACAGCATACAGGCATTTCGCTGGCCATGGGAGAAAGGGAATATGATACATTGCCGCTGCTTCAGCTGCTCCAGCGAAAGGCGATTGATATCTGGCAGCCTGATTTGCTCAGAATAGGCAGCGTGGAGGCTTGGCGCGAAAGTGCTGCACTTGCAAATAGTTACCATGTTCCGGTTCTTCCTCATTACTATAAAGATTACGATGTATCGTTGGTGTGTTCCATTCCAAACGGACTTGGAGTTGAATCATTCGACTGGATCGACCCCTTGATTGATGAACCGATGCTTGTAAAAGATGGCTTCGCCTTCCCCAGGCAGGGCGCCGGTTGGGGATTTAATTTTATAGACGATTGCTTAACCGAAATAAAACTATGA
- a CDS encoding SDR family NAD(P)-dependent oxidoreductase: MSLDAFSLKGKVALVTGGGTGIGLGISRSLILAGARVVITGRREEVLKTAVATLGEQASYVVFDVTCKARIPDMLTQISKEFGSIDILVNNAGVHLKKFAQETTDDEFEYILQTNLLSVFALTRECAKQMIAQKSGSIILIGSMAGIFGIDRVVAYGTSKAALTGLMKNLVTEYSKYNVRINTIAPGWIESPMFLNAISSDPERKEKITNRIAMPGFGSPEDIGNAAVFLASQAARYITGVLLPVDGGAVVNF, translated from the coding sequence ATGAGTTTAGATGCATTTTCGCTGAAAGGAAAAGTTGCTTTGGTAACGGGAGGGGGCACCGGTATCGGACTGGGAATAAGCAGGTCGCTGATTCTGGCAGGCGCCAGAGTAGTGATTACCGGGAGGCGGGAGGAGGTTTTGAAAACTGCTGTTGCGACACTCGGCGAACAGGCATCATATGTGGTTTTTGACGTTACCTGCAAAGCCAGGATTCCGGATATGCTGACTCAAATATCGAAAGAGTTTGGCAGTATTGACATTCTTGTAAATAATGCAGGAGTGCATCTGAAAAAGTTTGCACAGGAAACTACGGACGATGAATTTGAATATATTCTTCAAACTAATCTTTTGTCGGTCTTCGCTCTTACACGGGAATGTGCAAAACAAATGATAGCACAAAAAAGCGGTTCCATTATATTAATTGGCTCTATGGCGGGTATATTCGGAATAGACAGGGTTGTTGCGTATGGCACTTCTAAAGCCGCTCTCACCGGTTTAATGAAGAATCTGGTGACGGAATATTCCAAGTATAACGTCAGGATTAATACCATTGCTCCCGGCTGGATAGAATCTCCGATGTTTCTGAATGCAATAAGCTCAGATCCTGAAAGAAAAGAGAAAATAACTAACCGGATTGCCATGCCTGGCTTCGGTTCTCCTGAGGACATTGGTAACGCAGCAGTATTTTTAGCATCACAGGCAGCCAGGTATATTACCGGGGTTTTGCTGCCAGTTGATGGAGGTGCAGTGGTGAATTTTTAA